The following coding sequences lie in one Burkholderia cepacia genomic window:
- a CDS encoding YbhB/YbcL family Raf kinase inhibitor-like protein, with protein sequence MRVDRRITPPAPSGRPSPSILFVFVCAAVFAVLPAHAQSPFTVTSDDLTPGGRVRAANVFDRGDCKGANRSPQLTWHNPPPGTRSYAVTIFDPDAPGHGWWHWAVAGIPGTVTSLPADASASGFLRRIGASEARNDFGIDGYGGPCPPPGKPHRYVVTVYALKGTDLRVSQGRPAPMFEHEIGTLAIGTAQLTVNYGQ encoded by the coding sequence ATGCGTGTGGATCGCCGGATCACTCCGCCTGCGCCATCGGGTCGCCCGTCTCCGTCCATCCTCTTCGTCTTCGTCTGCGCCGCCGTGTTCGCGGTGCTGCCCGCGCATGCGCAAAGCCCCTTCACCGTGACGAGCGACGACCTGACGCCGGGTGGGCGCGTACGCGCCGCGAACGTGTTCGACCGCGGCGACTGCAAGGGTGCGAACCGCTCGCCGCAGCTCACCTGGCACAACCCGCCGCCCGGCACGCGCAGCTACGCGGTCACGATCTTCGATCCCGACGCGCCCGGCCACGGCTGGTGGCACTGGGCCGTCGCGGGCATCCCGGGCACCGTTACGAGCCTGCCGGCCGACGCGAGCGCGTCCGGCTTCCTGCGGCGCATCGGCGCGAGCGAGGCGCGCAACGACTTCGGGATCGACGGGTATGGCGGCCCGTGCCCGCCGCCCGGCAAGCCGCACCGCTATGTGGTCACCGTCTACGCGCTGAAGGGCACCGACCTGCGCGTGTCGCAGGGCCGCCCCGCGCCGATGTTCGAGCACGAGATCGGCACGCTGGCGATCGGCACCGCGCAACTCACGGTCAACTACGGGCAGTAA
- a CDS encoding orotate phosphoribosyltransferase — MTGYDRQSISDTTAKILLEVQAVHFNAEKPFIFTSGWASPVYIDCRKLISYPRVRRALMEMAETTITRDIGFEQIDAVAGGETAGIPFAAWIADRMMVPMQYVRKKPKGFGRNAQIEGHLEEGSRVLLVEDLTTDSRSKINFVNALRTAGATVNHCFVLFHYNIFKESVSVLKDIDVDLHALATWWDVLRVAKASGYFETKTLDEVEKFLHAPAEWSAAHGGATAPKE; from the coding sequence ATGACAGGCTACGATCGTCAGTCGATCTCGGATACGACCGCCAAAATCCTGCTCGAAGTGCAGGCGGTGCACTTCAACGCCGAAAAACCGTTCATCTTCACGTCCGGCTGGGCAAGCCCCGTCTATATCGACTGCCGCAAACTGATCTCGTACCCGCGCGTGCGCCGGGCGCTGATGGAAATGGCGGAAACGACGATCACGCGCGACATCGGCTTCGAACAGATCGACGCGGTGGCGGGCGGCGAGACGGCCGGTATCCCGTTCGCGGCCTGGATCGCGGACCGGATGATGGTGCCGATGCAGTACGTGCGCAAAAAGCCGAAGGGTTTCGGCCGCAATGCGCAGATCGAAGGCCATCTGGAAGAAGGCTCGCGCGTGCTGCTGGTGGAAGACCTGACGACCGACAGCCGCAGCAAGATCAACTTCGTCAACGCGCTGCGCACCGCGGGCGCGACGGTGAACCACTGCTTCGTGCTGTTCCACTACAACATCTTCAAGGAAAGCGTGTCGGTCCTGAAGGACATCGACGTCGACCTGCATGCGCTGGCGACGTGGTGGGACGTGCTGCGCGTCGCGAAGGCGTCGGGCTACTTCGAGACGAAGACGCTCGACGAAGTCGAGAAATTCCTGCACGCGCCGGCCGAGTGGTCGGCTGCGCACGGCGGCGCCACGGCCCCGAAGGAATGA
- a CDS encoding NADP-dependent malic enzyme has protein sequence MDEQLKQAALAYHQNPKPGKISVTPTKPLSNQLDLSLAYSPGVAAACMAIFEEPLDAQKYTSRGNLVGVVTNGTAVLGLGNIGPLASKPVMEGKGCLFKKFAGIDVFDIELSETDPDKLVEAIAMLEPTLGGINLEDIKAPECFYIEQKLRERMKIPVFHDDQHGTAIIASAAILNGLKVVGKKLSEVKLVCSGAGAAAIACLDLLVNLGLTKSNILVTDSKGVIYEGRGNLDPSKQRYAATTDARTLADAIVGADVFLGCSSAGVLKQDMVKTMGDRPLILALANPEPEIRPEDAKAVRPDAIVATGRSDYPNQVNNVLCFPFIFRGALDVGATTITEEMKLACVRAIAELAEETDQSEEVAKAYEGHSLEFGPDYLIPKPFDPRLIIKIAPAVAQAAMDSGVATRPIQDMDAYREQLGATVYRTGMVMRPVFATAKQKQARIVFAEGEDERVLRAAQFVLQEKIAKPIIVGRPSVVDMRLAKIGSKLKAGVDFEIVDPEDDARYHRYWQAYQEIGARDGVTPEVAKAAMRKFNTLIGAMLVHLGDADGMICGMIDTFHSHLKFIEQVLGRAKGAEHFAAMNLLMLPGRNLFVCDTYVNELPSAEQLADMTIQAAAEIERFGIAPKAALLSNSNFGSAPSASSRRMAEARKLIVERAPNLEVDGEMHGDAALSELIRKQAFPGTTLSGEANLLIMPNVEAANIAYNLLKMVGGEGVTVGPFLLGAAKPVHILTPAATVRRIINMTAVAAANVNTK, from the coding sequence ATGGACGAACAACTGAAGCAGGCCGCTCTCGCTTATCACCAGAATCCGAAACCCGGCAAGATTTCGGTCACCCCGACCAAGCCGCTGTCGAACCAGCTCGATCTGTCGCTCGCGTATTCGCCGGGCGTCGCCGCGGCGTGCATGGCGATCTTCGAAGAGCCGCTCGACGCGCAGAAGTACACGTCGCGCGGCAACCTCGTCGGCGTCGTGACGAACGGCACGGCGGTGCTCGGCCTCGGCAACATCGGCCCGCTCGCGTCGAAGCCGGTGATGGAAGGCAAGGGCTGCCTGTTCAAGAAATTCGCGGGCATCGACGTGTTCGACATCGAACTGTCGGAGACCGATCCGGACAAGCTCGTCGAGGCGATCGCGATGCTCGAGCCGACGCTCGGCGGCATCAACCTCGAGGACATCAAGGCGCCGGAGTGCTTCTACATCGAGCAGAAGCTGCGCGAGCGCATGAAGATCCCCGTCTTCCACGATGACCAGCACGGCACCGCGATCATCGCGTCGGCCGCGATCCTGAACGGCCTGAAGGTCGTCGGCAAGAAGCTGTCCGAAGTGAAGCTCGTGTGCTCGGGCGCCGGCGCCGCGGCCATCGCGTGTCTGGACCTGCTGGTGAACCTCGGCCTGACGAAGTCGAACATCCTCGTCACCGATTCGAAGGGCGTGATCTACGAAGGGCGCGGCAACCTCGATCCGTCGAAGCAGCGCTATGCGGCGACCACCGACGCGCGCACGCTCGCCGACGCGATCGTCGGCGCGGACGTGTTCCTCGGCTGCTCGAGCGCGGGCGTGCTGAAGCAGGACATGGTCAAGACGATGGGCGACCGCCCGCTGATCCTGGCGCTCGCGAACCCGGAACCGGAAATCCGCCCGGAAGACGCGAAGGCCGTGCGCCCGGACGCGATCGTCGCGACCGGCCGTTCGGACTACCCGAACCAGGTCAACAACGTCCTGTGCTTCCCGTTCATCTTCCGCGGCGCGCTCGACGTCGGCGCGACGACGATCACGGAAGAAATGAAGCTCGCGTGCGTGCGCGCGATCGCCGAGCTGGCCGAGGAAACCGACCAGAGCGAGGAGGTCGCGAAGGCGTATGAAGGCCACTCGCTCGAATTCGGGCCGGACTACCTGATTCCGAAGCCGTTCGACCCGCGCCTGATCATCAAGATCGCGCCGGCCGTGGCGCAAGCCGCGATGGATTCGGGCGTCGCCACGCGTCCGATCCAGGACATGGACGCGTACCGCGAGCAGCTCGGCGCAACCGTCTACCGCACGGGCATGGTGATGCGCCCGGTGTTCGCGACCGCGAAGCAGAAGCAGGCCCGCATCGTGTTCGCCGAGGGCGAGGACGAGCGCGTGCTGCGCGCCGCGCAATTCGTGCTGCAGGAAAAGATCGCCAAGCCGATCATCGTCGGCCGTCCGTCGGTCGTCGACATGCGCCTTGCGAAGATCGGCTCGAAGCTGAAGGCCGGCGTCGATTTCGAAATCGTCGATCCGGAAGACGATGCGCGCTACCACCGCTACTGGCAGGCGTATCAGGAAATCGGTGCGCGCGACGGTGTCACGCCGGAAGTCGCGAAGGCCGCGATGCGCAAGTTCAACACGCTGATCGGCGCGATGCTCGTGCACCTGGGCGACGCGGACGGGATGATCTGCGGCATGATCGACACGTTCCACAGCCACCTGAAGTTCATCGAGCAGGTGCTGGGCCGTGCGAAGGGCGCCGAGCACTTCGCCGCGATGAACCTGCTGATGCTGCCGGGCCGCAACCTGTTCGTGTGCGACACGTACGTGAACGAACTGCCGAGCGCCGAGCAGCTCGCCGACATGACGATCCAGGCCGCGGCCGAGATCGAGCGCTTCGGCATCGCGCCGAAGGCCGCGCTGCTGTCGAACTCGAACTTCGGCAGCGCGCCGTCGGCGTCGTCGCGCCGGATGGCCGAAGCCCGCAAGCTGATCGTCGAACGTGCGCCGAACTTGGAAGTCGACGGTGAAATGCACGGTGACGCAGCGCTGTCGGAACTGATCCGCAAGCAGGCGTTCCCGGGCACGACGCTGTCGGGCGAAGCAAACCTGCTGATCATGCCGAACGTCGAAGCGGCGAACATCGCGTACAACCTGCTGAAGATGGTCGGCGGTGAAGGCGTGACGGTCGGCCCGTTCCTGCTCGGCGCAGCCAAGCCGGTCCACATCCTGACGCCGGCCGCGACCGTGCGCCGGATCATCAACATGACGGCTGTTGCCGCCGCGAATGTGAACACGAAGTAA
- a CDS encoding indolepyruvate ferredoxin oxidoreductase family protein, whose protein sequence is MNAPLDAGQRASLEAALKSVTLDDKYTLERGRAYMSGIQALVRLPMLQQERDRAAGLNTAGFISGYRGSPLGGLDLSLWKAKQHLAAHQIVFQPGLNEDLAATAVWGSQQVNLYPGAKHDGVFGMWYGKGPGVDRTGDVFKHANSAGSSQHGGVLVLAGDDHAAKSSTLAHQSEHIFKACGLPVLFPSNVQEYLDFGLHGWAMSRYSGLWVALKCVTDVVESSASVDIDPHRTEIVLPTDFIVPEGGLNIRWPDPPLVQEARLLDYKWYAALAYVRANKLDRIEIDSPSARFGIMTGGKAYLDVRQALTDLGLDDETCARIGIRLYKVGCVWPLEAQGAQAFARGLDEILVVEEKRQILEYAIKEELYNWPDGQRPRVFGKFDEKDGAGGEWSVPMGNWLLPAHYELSPAIIAKAIATRLEKFELPSDVRARIAARLAVINAKEMALAKPHVQTERKPWFCSGCPHNTSTNVPEGSRAIAGIGCHYMTVWMDRSTSTFSQMGGEGVPWIGQAPFTDEKHVFANLGDGTYFHSGLLAVRAAISSKANITYKILYNDAVAMTGGQPVDGVLTVPQITHQLASEGAKKIVIVTDEPEKYDSQKALLAPGVPIHHRDQLDDVQRELREIEGTTILIYDQTCATEKRRRRKRGTYPDPAKRVVINDAVCEGCGDCSVQSNCLSVEPLETEFGTKRQINQSSCNKDFSCVKGFCPSFVTVEGGQLKKPKAVSVDGNALPPIPEPTLPDIDRAYGVLVTGVGGTGVVTIGALLGMAAHLENKGVTVLDVTGLAQKGGAVMSHVQISHAPTDIHATRIAMGEADLVIGCDAIVTAGDECTSRMRHDTTRVVVNSAQTPTAEFIKNPNWAFPGLSAENDIRAAAGEAVDFIDANRFAVALLGDAIYTNPFVLGYAWQKGWLPLTLASLVRAIELNAVSVEKNRAAFDWGRRAAYDLASVKQAAAGDARPAQGATVIALHTKKAVDALIAKRVEFLTAYQNAAYASRYAAFVDKVRAAERALADGDTVQEQLTEAVARNLFKLMAYKDEYEVARLQSDPAFLARLTAQFEGDWKLKFHLAPPLFAKTDAHGHLVKKAYGPWMMSAFRLLAKAKFLRGTGLDPFGRTEERRTERALIGEYEALIDEVMAKLNAANRPLALELAALPDGIRGYGHVKENNLRAVRQKWNTLLTKWRSPAGGQSHQQVA, encoded by the coding sequence ATGAATGCCCCGCTAGACGCAGGCCAACGCGCGTCGCTAGAAGCCGCGCTGAAGTCCGTCACGCTTGATGACAAATACACACTGGAACGCGGTCGCGCGTACATGAGCGGCATTCAGGCCCTCGTACGCCTGCCGATGCTCCAGCAGGAACGCGACCGCGCCGCCGGTCTCAATACGGCCGGCTTCATCTCCGGCTACCGCGGCTCGCCGCTTGGCGGCCTCGATCTGTCGCTCTGGAAAGCCAAGCAGCACCTGGCGGCCCACCAGATCGTCTTCCAGCCCGGCCTCAACGAAGATCTCGCCGCCACCGCCGTGTGGGGCTCGCAGCAGGTGAACCTGTACCCCGGCGCGAAGCACGACGGCGTGTTCGGCATGTGGTACGGCAAGGGCCCGGGCGTCGACCGCACCGGCGACGTCTTCAAGCACGCGAACTCGGCCGGCTCGTCGCAGCACGGCGGCGTGCTGGTGCTCGCCGGCGACGACCATGCGGCGAAATCGTCGACGCTCGCGCACCAGTCCGAACACATCTTCAAGGCCTGCGGGCTGCCCGTGCTGTTCCCGTCCAACGTGCAGGAATATCTCGATTTCGGCTTGCACGGCTGGGCGATGAGCCGCTATTCGGGCCTGTGGGTCGCGCTCAAGTGTGTGACGGACGTCGTCGAATCGTCGGCGTCGGTCGACATCGACCCGCATCGCACCGAGATCGTGCTGCCGACCGACTTCATCGTGCCGGAAGGCGGCCTGAACATCCGCTGGCCCGACCCGCCGCTCGTGCAGGAAGCGCGGCTGCTCGACTACAAGTGGTACGCGGCGCTCGCCTATGTGCGTGCGAACAAGCTCGACCGGATCGAGATCGATTCGCCGAGCGCGCGCTTCGGGATCATGACGGGCGGCAAGGCGTACCTCGACGTGCGCCAGGCGCTGACCGACCTCGGCCTCGACGACGAAACCTGCGCGCGGATCGGCATCCGGCTCTACAAGGTCGGTTGCGTGTGGCCGCTCGAAGCGCAGGGCGCGCAGGCATTCGCGCGCGGCCTCGATGAAATCCTCGTCGTCGAGGAAAAGCGCCAGATCCTCGAATACGCGATCAAGGAAGAACTGTACAACTGGCCGGACGGCCAGCGGCCGCGCGTGTTCGGCAAGTTCGACGAGAAAGACGGCGCCGGCGGCGAATGGTCGGTGCCGATGGGCAACTGGCTGCTGCCCGCGCACTACGAGCTGTCGCCCGCGATCATCGCGAAGGCGATCGCGACGCGCCTCGAGAAGTTCGAGCTGCCGTCCGACGTGCGTGCGCGCATCGCCGCGCGGCTCGCGGTGATCAACGCGAAGGAAATGGCACTCGCGAAGCCGCACGTGCAGACCGAGCGCAAGCCGTGGTTCTGCTCGGGCTGCCCGCACAACACGTCGACCAACGTGCCGGAAGGCTCGCGTGCAATCGCCGGCATCGGCTGCCACTACATGACCGTGTGGATGGACCGCAGCACGAGCACCTTCAGCCAGATGGGCGGCGAAGGCGTGCCGTGGATCGGCCAGGCGCCGTTCACGGACGAGAAGCACGTATTCGCGAACCTCGGCGACGGCACCTACTTCCACTCGGGCCTGCTGGCCGTTCGCGCGGCGATCTCGTCGAAGGCGAACATCACCTACAAGATCCTCTACAACGACGCGGTCGCGATGACGGGCGGCCAGCCGGTCGACGGCGTGCTGACGGTGCCGCAGATCACGCATCAGCTCGCGTCCGAAGGCGCGAAGAAGATCGTGATCGTCACCGACGAGCCGGAGAAGTACGACAGCCAGAAGGCGCTGCTCGCGCCGGGCGTGCCGATCCATCACCGCGACCAGCTCGACGACGTGCAGCGCGAGCTGCGCGAGATCGAAGGCACGACGATCCTCATCTACGACCAGACCTGCGCGACCGAGAAACGCCGCCGCCGCAAGCGCGGCACGTATCCGGATCCGGCCAAGCGTGTGGTGATCAACGACGCGGTATGCGAAGGCTGCGGCGACTGCTCGGTGCAGTCGAACTGCCTGTCGGTCGAGCCGCTGGAAACCGAATTCGGCACGAAGCGCCAGATCAACCAGTCGAGCTGCAACAAGGACTTCTCGTGCGTGAAGGGCTTCTGCCCGAGCTTCGTCACGGTCGAAGGCGGCCAGCTGAAGAAGCCGAAGGCCGTGTCGGTCGACGGCAACGCGCTGCCGCCGATCCCTGAACCGACGCTGCCGGACATCGACCGCGCATATGGTGTGCTCGTCACGGGCGTCGGCGGCACGGGCGTCGTCACGATCGGCGCGCTGCTCGGGATGGCCGCACACCTGGAAAACAAGGGCGTGACCGTGCTCGACGTCACCGGCCTCGCGCAGAAAGGCGGCGCCGTGATGAGCCACGTGCAGATCTCGCACGCGCCGACCGACATCCACGCAACGCGGATCGCGATGGGCGAAGCCGACCTCGTGATCGGCTGCGACGCGATCGTCACGGCCGGCGACGAGTGCACGTCGCGGATGCGGCACGACACGACGCGCGTGGTCGTCAACAGCGCGCAGACGCCGACCGCCGAGTTCATCAAGAACCCGAACTGGGCGTTCCCCGGCTTGTCCGCCGAAAACGACATCCGCGCGGCGGCAGGTGAAGCCGTCGATTTCATCGACGCGAACCGCTTCGCGGTCGCGCTGCTCGGCGACGCGATCTACACGAACCCGTTCGTGCTCGGCTACGCGTGGCAGAAAGGCTGGCTGCCGCTCACGCTCGCGTCGCTCGTCCGCGCGATCGAGCTGAATGCGGTGTCGGTCGAGAAGAACCGCGCGGCATTCGACTGGGGCCGCCGCGCCGCCTACGACCTGGCCAGCGTGAAGCAGGCCGCGGCCGGCGATGCACGCCCCGCGCAAGGCGCCACGGTGATCGCGCTGCACACGAAGAAGGCGGTCGATGCGTTGATCGCGAAGCGCGTGGAATTCCTCACCGCGTACCAGAACGCCGCGTACGCATCGCGCTATGCAGCCTTCGTCGACAAGGTGCGCGCCGCCGAGCGCGCGCTGGCGGACGGCGACACGGTGCAGGAGCAGCTGACCGAAGCGGTCGCGCGCAACCTGTTCAAGCTGATGGCGTACAAGGACGAATACGAGGTCGCGCGGCTGCAGTCCGACCCCGCGTTCCTCGCCCGCCTGACCGCGCAGTTCGAAGGTGACTGGAAGCTGAAATTCCACCTCGCGCCGCCGCTGTTCGCGAAGACGGACGCCCACGGCCATCTCGTGAAGAAGGCATACGGCCCGTGGATGATGTCGGCGTTCCGGCTGCTCGCCAAGGCGAAGTTCCTGCGCGGCACGGGGCTCGACCCGTTCGGCCGCACCGAAGAGCGTCGCACCGAGCGCGCGCTGATCGGCGAGTACGAAGCGCTGATCGACGAGGTGATGGCCAAGCTGAACGCGGCCAACCGCCCGCTCGCGCTCGAACTCGCGGCGCTGCCGGACGGCATTCGCGGCTACGGCCACGTGAAGGAGAACAACCTGCGCGCGGTACGCCAGAAGTGGAACACGCTGCTGACGAAGTGGCGCTCGCCGGCAGGCGGCCAGTCGCACCAGCAGGTCGCGTAA
- the hppD gene encoding 4-hydroxyphenylpyruvate dioxygenase, translating to MQIPNWDNPVGTDGFEFIEYTAPDPKALGQLFERMGFTAIARHRHKDVTVYRQGDINFIINAEPDSFAQRFARLHGPSICAIAFRVQDAAKAYKHALDLGAWGFDNKTGPMELNIPAIKGIGDSLIYFVDRWRGKNGAQPGAIGDISIYDVDFEPIAGANPNPVGHGLTYIDHLTHNVHRGRMQEWAEFYERLFNFREVRYFDIEGKVTGVKSKAMTSPCGKIRIPINEEGSETAGQIQEYLDAYHGEGIQHIALGASDIYQAVDGLRSKEVTLLDTIDTYYELVDRRVPNHGESLDELKKRKILIDGARDDLLLQIFTENQIGPIFFEIIQRKGNQGFGEGNFKALFESIELDQIRRGVVQDKA from the coding sequence ATGCAGATCCCCAACTGGGACAACCCCGTCGGCACCGACGGCTTCGAATTCATCGAATACACGGCACCGGACCCGAAAGCGCTCGGACAACTGTTCGAACGGATGGGTTTCACCGCGATCGCGCGCCACCGCCACAAGGACGTGACGGTGTACCGCCAGGGCGACATCAACTTCATCATCAACGCCGAACCCGATTCGTTCGCGCAACGCTTCGCGCGCCTGCACGGCCCGTCGATCTGCGCGATCGCATTCCGCGTGCAGGATGCCGCGAAGGCCTACAAGCACGCGCTCGACCTCGGCGCCTGGGGCTTCGACAACAAGACGGGCCCGATGGAGCTGAACATCCCGGCGATCAAGGGCATCGGCGATTCGCTGATCTACTTCGTCGACCGCTGGCGCGGCAAGAACGGCGCGCAACCGGGCGCGATCGGCGACATCAGCATCTATGACGTCGACTTCGAGCCGATCGCCGGCGCGAACCCGAACCCGGTCGGCCACGGCCTCACGTACATCGACCACCTGACGCACAACGTGCACCGCGGCCGCATGCAGGAATGGGCCGAGTTCTACGAGCGCCTGTTCAACTTCCGCGAAGTGCGCTACTTCGACATCGAAGGCAAGGTGACGGGCGTGAAGTCGAAGGCGATGACGTCGCCGTGCGGCAAGATTCGCATCCCGATCAACGAGGAAGGCTCGGAAACGGCCGGCCAGATCCAGGAATACCTCGACGCGTATCACGGCGAAGGGATCCAGCACATCGCGCTCGGCGCGAGCGATATCTACCAGGCGGTCGACGGCCTGCGCAGCAAGGAAGTGACGCTGCTCGACACGATCGACACGTATTACGAACTGGTCGACCGCCGCGTGCCGAACCACGGCGAATCGCTGGACGAACTGAAGAAGCGCAAGATCCTGATCGACGGCGCACGCGACGACCTGCTGCTGCAGATCTTCACCGAGAACCAGATCGGGCCGATCTTCTTCGAGATCATCCAGCGCAAGGGCAACCAGGGCTTCGGCGAAGGCAACTTCAAGGCGCTGTTCGAATCGATCGAACTCGACCAGATCCGCCGCGGCGTCGTGCAGGACAAGGCCTGA
- a CDS encoding Lrp/AsnC family transcriptional regulator, with amino-acid sequence MAQAELDAIDRRILAILQENGRLSNQEIAERVNLSPSPCLRRIRRLEEIGVITGYVALLNPQKLGLDLLAYVSVRLEKRGGLAPVRVDETSARAGATHAELFRAAVQTWPEVVACHAMTGDMDYLLRVQVEDMAHFSRFVQEHLLHHPSVIDVKTSFSLECFKETTALPIRSVR; translated from the coding sequence ATGGCGCAAGCCGAATTGGATGCCATCGATCGGCGGATTCTCGCGATTCTTCAGGAGAACGGGCGCTTGTCGAACCAGGAGATCGCCGAGCGCGTGAACCTGTCGCCGAGCCCGTGCCTGCGGCGGATCCGGAGGCTCGAGGAGATCGGCGTGATCACCGGCTATGTCGCGCTGCTGAACCCGCAGAAACTCGGGCTCGACCTGCTCGCGTATGTGAGCGTGCGGCTCGAGAAGCGCGGCGGCTTGGCGCCGGTACGGGTCGACGAGACGTCGGCGCGCGCGGGCGCGACCCATGCGGAGCTGTTCCGCGCGGCCGTGCAGACCTGGCCGGAAGTGGTCGCGTGCCACGCGATGACCGGGGACATGGATTACCTGCTACGCGTGCAGGTCGAGGACATGGCGCATTTCTCCCGCTTCGTGCAGGAGCATTTGCTGCATCACCCGTCGGTGATCGACGTGAAGACGAGCTTCTCGCTCGAATGCTTCAAGGAGACGACGGCGTTGCCGATTCGCTCGGTGCGCTAG
- a CDS encoding GNAT family N-acetyltransferase, whose product MNTQFNGPAEVVGTVGSAPVLVRELASKDREQMLTHFLSLDEEDRLLRFGQMVPDHVIENYVRTIDFGRDTVFGVFDHDLELIGVGHLAYLPAEGDKRTAEFGVSVLESARGRGVGSKLFERAAIRSRNTRVTMLYMHCLSRNATMMHIAKKSGMRIEYAYGEADAYLSLPPADHSTIIAEMLQEQAAVFDYAMKRQAHRTTKFIASLMPAALTA is encoded by the coding sequence ATGAACACGCAATTCAACGGCCCTGCCGAAGTCGTCGGCACGGTCGGTAGTGCGCCGGTTCTCGTCAGGGAACTGGCTTCCAAAGACCGTGAGCAGATGCTCACCCACTTTCTCTCGCTCGACGAAGAGGATCGCCTGCTGCGCTTCGGCCAGATGGTGCCCGACCACGTGATCGAGAACTATGTCCGCACGATCGACTTCGGTCGCGACACCGTGTTCGGCGTGTTCGACCACGACCTCGAACTGATCGGCGTCGGCCACCTGGCCTATCTGCCGGCCGAGGGCGACAAGCGCACGGCCGAATTCGGCGTGTCGGTGCTCGAAAGCGCACGCGGCCGCGGCGTCGGCTCGAAGTTGTTCGAGCGCGCGGCGATCCGCAGCCGCAACACGCGCGTGACGATGCTGTACATGCATTGCCTGTCGCGTAACGCGACGATGATGCACATCGCGAAGAAGTCCGGGATGCGGATCGAGTACGCGTACGGCGAAGCCGATGCGTACCTGTCGCTGCCGCCGGCCGACCACTCGACGATCATCGCCGAGATGCTGCAGGAACAGGCCGCCGTGTTCGACTACGCGATGAAGCGCCAGGCGCACCGCACGACGAAGTTCATCGCATCGCTGATGCCCGCCGCACTGACGGCATGA
- a CDS encoding TetR/AcrR family transcriptional regulator encodes MARTRAPDHESQREQILDLAAEKFAQTSYPSTSMSDLATASGTSKARLYHYYESKEAILFDLLDRYTKRLMLIIAEVEGASQRHGLSERDAFAELVRAFLAEYETSHSRHVALLNDVKYLEDAQREIVLDRQRDIVAAFTRQLARAYPDRISKENQTSVTMMVFGMINWTFTWLKPGGRLGYRDFAEQVIDLIERGLSTAA; translated from the coding sequence ATGGCCCGTACCCGAGCGCCCGACCACGAATCCCAGCGCGAACAGATCCTCGATCTGGCCGCCGAGAAATTCGCGCAGACGAGCTACCCGAGCACGTCGATGTCCGATCTCGCGACCGCGAGCGGCACGTCGAAGGCACGCCTCTATCACTATTACGAGAGCAAGGAAGCGATCCTGTTCGACCTGCTCGACCGCTACACCAAACGGCTGATGCTGATCATCGCCGAGGTGGAAGGTGCGAGCCAGCGGCACGGCCTCAGCGAGCGCGACGCGTTCGCCGAACTCGTGCGCGCATTCCTCGCCGAGTACGAGACGTCGCACAGCCGGCACGTCGCGCTGCTCAACGACGTGAAGTATCTCGAGGATGCGCAGCGCGAAATCGTGCTCGACCGCCAGCGCGACATCGTCGCGGCGTTCACGCGCCAGCTCGCCCGCGCGTACCCGGACCGCATCTCGAAGGAAAACCAGACATCGGTGACGATGATGGTATTCGGGATGATCAACTGGACGTTCACGTGGCTGAAGCCGGGCGGCCGCCTCGGCTATCGCGACTTCGCCGAACAGGTGATCGACCTGATCGAACGCGGGCTGTCGACGGCAGCCTGA